TCGCGTTCACCAGCGAGCTCACGCTCTTGATGATCGTGGTGAGCTGATCCTTGGTCTCGGCTCCGTCGGTGGTCATCTTCAATGCCTTCGACAGCTCATCGAGGGCGGTCTTAACCTGTTCACCGTTACCCGAAGCGGCTTGCGCGCCGATGCTGACCAGGTCGGCCGCCGGCCCACCGCCCTTTCCGTCGCCCTTCATCGCCGAGGCGAGCTTGTCGACAGTGGCCAGTACGCGGTCAAACCCCACGGGCGTGCGAGTGCGGTCGAGCGGAATGACATCGCCATCCTTGAGCACCGGGCCCTCGGTATACGGCGGACTCAACGCCACGTGCCGATCGGTGAGGACCGAGCTGGTGAAGGCGGCGGCAATGACATTCGCCGGTACCTTCACGTCCTTGTCGACGTTGAACTTGACCTCGACATACGTGCCCTTGGCCTCTACCGATTCGATGGCGCCCACCGGCAAGCCGAGTACCTCGACCACATTGCCGACGAAAAGGCCAGAGCCTTCATCGAATTGGGCGGTGACGGAGATCTTGTCGTCCACCACACCGGCCTTGCGCAGCCCCAGGTAGCCACCAATCGCGGCGGCAATCACCAGCACCGAAACCACACCGATTATGAAGACGCGGCGCGCGGTGGACCCCTGCTGTGTCACGTTCACGCTCATGCGCAGTCCTTGAAGTACTCGAGCAGACCCCATTGCTCCGCGCGGCTGCTGATCGCGCACATCCAGTTGTCCACCACCAGACCGTTGGTCAGGTTGATGTTCATGGAGTACGCCGAGCCGGTGGCATTGGTCAGGTTCCTCAGCGGGACGGGCAGGATCTGCAACAGGTTTCGTACGTAGTCGTCATGGTCGCTGGCCATCGCCGTGACTTCCCGCAGCTGCTGCAACAGTTTCTCGAATGCGGGCCGGTCCTTGACGACGACCTTGCTCAGCAGGTCGACCACCTTGGTGATCGAGGCCATCAGGCGCTGGAACGATGCCTTACGGGATACAAACTCTCCCAATAGGTCCCGCCCCTGGAAGACCAGGTGCCCGAGGTTGGCCTGTTGCCGATGCAACGTGGCGGTGACGGTGGACGCACTCTTGAGCAACTCGCCGATCTGCGTGCGACGGGTAGAAACAATCCCCGAGAGTTCCTTCAGGTTCTTCATGGCCTCGGGCAGCGCCTCGGGCAGCCCCTCGAGCTGCTTTGCCAAGATGTCGATGGACTGCGCCAGCTTGGTCGTATCGACCTGTTCATAGGTGGCAGCGGTGTCCGCGAGCAGCGCCTGCAGGTCGTATGGCACCTCAGTGTGCGACAACGCGATTCGCTTGTTGGGAATGACCCCTGCACCGCGCGGCCGCAGCTCGACGTATCGCGAACCGAGCAGCGTGGTGGTCTTGATCGCGGCCTGGGTCTCGGCGCCCAGCTTCACCTCGTCCCGAACGCGCATGTCGACCAGGACCTTGGTGCCATCGAGCACAACGCTTTTGACTTCGCCGACATCAACCCCGGCGACACTGACGTAGTCGCCCTTCTTGAGCTGTGCCGCCTGCGCGAACTCTGCCTTGTACCGGGTGTATCCGAAGCCGATCTGGCGGAACAGCAGCATCGACGCGATGATCGCCGTAACGACACCGACGGCGATCATGCCGATCCAGAACTTGCTGCGGTCTTCTAGCCTGCGTTCACGGGGGCTCATTCGATCCCTCGGCATTTCGGTGTGTACTTCGCGACACCACCGTGCGTGGCGTGCCGGACAATGGCGGGCACCAGGTCATTGAGGCCCGGGAAGAATCCGTTGATGTTCAGCTGGCAGGCATACGAATTGCCGTACGCACCGTCTTGCATCGTGCGGGCCAGTCCCTTCAGGAGCAGCGGCAGGTTGGAGCCCAGGAAGGCGAACTGGTCCTTGTTGGCAAGGATGTGCGCTGCAGTGCCCGGCTCGCGATAGACGAGCTCCTGCAACTGCGGGTACACGTTGTCGCCGATGGTCTGGATCCGGCTGACCACATGCGTGGCCGAACCGATGGACGAGACCAGGCTCTGGCGGCGGTTATCCAGCTCCCCGACGACGTTCTGGCTCTGCACCACGAGCTGGTCCAGATTGTCGTTCTGCTTGGCCACGTTCTCCAGCACCGTGTTGAGGTTCTCGATGAGCCCACCCAGCGACTGATCGCGCCCGGCAAAGGATTTCGTGATCTCGGTGGTCTGCGCCACCACATGGGCCAGCGCGCCCCGGTCACCGGCGAAGGCGTCGATGAGCCCGTTGGACAGGTTGTCCACCTGCTTCGGATCCAGCAGGGTGAACAGCGGCTCGAATCCGTTGAGCAGCGCGCCGACGTCGAAGGACGGCTCTGTGCGCTCCACGGGAATCACGCTGCCTTCGGGCAGGCGCTCCGGGCTGCCGTCCAGACCACGAGAGAGCGAGATGTATCGCTGTCCGATGATGTTCTGGTAGGTCACCGAGACGATCGAATTGCCGTACAGGTTCTGGTTGCTCTTCACCCGGAACTTGAGCTTGGCCAGGGAGCCATCCAGTTCGATCGAGTCGACGCGGCCCACACGTACACCTGCGATGCGCACGTCGTCGCCGACGCGCACACCCGTGACATCGGTGAAGATCGCGCTGTAGCTCTTTGTCGAGCCTGTGGTGTCGCGGCGCAGCGTGCCGTACACCAGAGTCGTCACGCCGATGGCGAACACGACGAATAGCGAGAGTCCGATCACCGCGGCCCGGAAGTTCTTCATCGTCCGCCTCCCTCGACCGCATTGGGCTGTACCGAATCGCGGCTCACCGAAATCGTGGTCCCGCGAGCCACCGGGCCCAGCAGCAGCTGCTGCGAGGCGCTGGGATCTCCGCCCAGCGCCTTGCCGAGCTGCGCGCGCTCCATCGCGCTTCCGACCGGCCCGACGTTCCCACCGAAGGATGCGGGGGCCACTCCGGCGGGTGCCGGGTTAGGTGGCGGGCCGAACGGCGGCAGCACCGGGTTGGCGGCCCGGTCGACTTCCTGTGGGTTGGGGCCCGTGCCGTGCAGCATGATGTCGGCTGCGGTCGGCGGGAAGATGGTTCCCGGGGGCGGCGCGATATCCGGCGGCGGCTTGTAGCTGCCCGGCTGCAACACCTCGGGAATGTCGATCCACTGGCGCGTCTCCGGTGCGGTGGTGCAGCTGGGTCCGGCCAGCTCGCCGTACCGGGGGCAGTCGTCGCGGACATAGGTCCACGCCGGGCTGAACGACAGGATCAGGTTCAGGCCCAGGACCTGACGGCCGGGATCCCAGCCGTTCTCGAAAATCGCGTCCGACAGCACCTTGATGCGCGATGCGATCGGCACGAACTGGCCCGAATGCTGTGCCAGGACACCGACAACGGGCGTCAGGTGCGTACCGATGCCGATCATCTGGTCGATGTGGTTGTCGATGGCAGTCGATGCGGTGCCCGCGGTGTGCAGACCGGCCGAGAGCAGCCCCCGCACATCGGATTGCTTCTGGGCCAGGGTACGCAGCGGCACCAGGGCGTTCTCCAGGTTGTCCAACAGTCGCGGTGAGGTGGTGCTGAGCGCCGCCGACACCTTCTCCAGCGCCGCGATCGTCGAGGGATCGTTCGGGCTGGCAGACACGATGGCGTTGAACTCGGTGAGGATGGATTGCAGCCGGGCGCCGGAGGTCAGCAGCTTGTCGCCGCGCCCCTGGGTGGCTTCGCCGAAGACCCCGATCAAGCCGATCGGTGCATCG
This genomic window from Mycobacteroides chelonae contains:
- a CDS encoding MlaD family protein codes for the protein MSGGSFSSSGRGWSDRALLLSGIAVLAILGLVTGLLLAKSKGLLEDTVKVNAQLMNVGDGLPERADVKFRGMLVGAVTSVTPAEDGKPNIVHIDLKSEHASGIPSTVTARVVPSNVFAVSSVQLVDNGDGAALRDGAVITEDTKLPTVLFQTTTNKLRQVLAATERQRGDAPIGLIGVFGEATQGRGDKLLTSGARLQSILTEFNAIVSASPNDPSTIAALEKVSAALSTTSPRLLDNLENALVPLRTLAQKQSDVRGLLSAGLHTAGTASTAIDNHIDQMIGIGTHLTPVVGVLAQHSGQFVPIASRIKVLSDAIFENGWDPGRQVLGLNLILSFSPAWTYVRDDCPRYGELAGPSCTTAPETRQWIDIPEVLQPGSYKPPPDIAPPPGTIFPPTAADIMLHGTGPNPQEVDRAANPVLPPFGPPPNPAPAGVAPASFGGNVGPVGSAMERAQLGKALGGDPSASQQLLLGPVARGTTISVSRDSVQPNAVEGGGR
- a CDS encoding MlaD family protein — its product is MSVNVTQQGSTARRVFIIGVVSVLVIAAAIGGYLGLRKAGVVDDKISVTAQFDEGSGLFVGNVVEVLGLPVGAIESVEAKGTYVEVKFNVDKDVKVPANVIAAAFTSSVLTDRHVALSPPYTEGPVLKDGDVIPLDRTRTPVGFDRVLATVDKLASAMKGDGKGGGPAADLVSIGAQAASGNGEQVKTALDELSKALKMTTDGAETKDQLTTIIKSVSSLVNAMGENDKAIRQFGSAVHGTADVLAAERFGTGDTGRKANEVLKSTAELLEKNRDVIKGLIGNGNVTLQSLTDNQRELKETLDLLPLTLDNVDRVIDPVNGSIRLHPLLDKLLFESQFTKEICNMMGLRQLGCSTGTPADYGPDFGLTYMLDGMARMGQ
- a CDS encoding MCE family protein: MKNFRAAVIGLSLFVVFAIGVTTLVYGTLRRDTTGSTKSYSAIFTDVTGVRVGDDVRIAGVRVGRVDSIELDGSLAKLKFRVKSNQNLYGNSIVSVTYQNIIGQRYISLSRGLDGSPERLPEGSVIPVERTEPSFDVGALLNGFEPLFTLLDPKQVDNLSNGLIDAFAGDRGALAHVVAQTTEITKSFAGRDQSLGGLIENLNTVLENVAKQNDNLDQLVVQSQNVVGELDNRRQSLVSSIGSATHVVSRIQTIGDNVYPQLQELVYREPGTAAHILANKDQFAFLGSNLPLLLKGLARTMQDGAYGNSYACQLNINGFFPGLNDLVPAIVRHATHGGVAKYTPKCRGIE
- a CDS encoding MCE family protein, whose amino-acid sequence is MSPRERRLEDRSKFWIGMIAVGVVTAIIASMLLFRQIGFGYTRYKAEFAQAAQLKKGDYVSVAGVDVGEVKSVVLDGTKVLVDMRVRDEVKLGAETQAAIKTTTLLGSRYVELRPRGAGVIPNKRIALSHTEVPYDLQALLADTAATYEQVDTTKLAQSIDILAKQLEGLPEALPEAMKNLKELSGIVSTRRTQIGELLKSASTVTATLHRQQANLGHLVFQGRDLLGEFVSRKASFQRLMASITKVVDLLSKVVVKDRPAFEKLLQQLREVTAMASDHDDYVRNLLQILPVPLRNLTNATGSAYSMNINLTNGLVVDNWMCAISSRAEQWGLLEYFKDCA